GGGTGAGCGGGCCGCCATCAGGAACGCCGCGGCCAGCAGCAGGACTCCGGCGACGACCGCGAGCCACCAGACCCGTCCGTCGTGTTCGGAGAGTGAGCTGAGGTTGAGGGTGGAGTTGTCGGGGTTGCGGAGCACCAAGTCCAGTACGTGCGGCATCGGCAGCCCGAAGGGGCCTTGCACCTTCCCCTCCCAGGAGGCGCCGAGACCGAGTGTCAGGGCGAGCCAGACGAGGTTCGGCAGTCCAAGGAGGATCACGGCGAAGGTCTCGGCGGGGTGACCGCGGGTCACCACGACGACGAGTCCGATGACGACGCCCAGTGCGACGTACGCGAGCAGCAGCACCACCATCGCGAAGGCCGCCGGGCGCACCGACTCCTGGAAGCGCACCAGGCGCGCGGGGAGCGGGGCCTTGCGCGATACGAGGAGGGCCAGGACGAGCAGGCCCGCCAGCCACAGCAGGCCGAGGACGACGGTGAGCGGGATGTCGGCCTCGAAGCCGACCTTCGGGGAAGCGTCGAGCAGTTCGCCGATGTCGGCCGCCGTCCCCTCCCCGAGCGGGATGTCGAAACTGTGCCGGGCCAGGACCGAGAGGCCGATGAGGGCCAGGACCCACAGCACCGCCACCCGGGCGGACCAGCCGAGCAGTTCGCGGGTGCCGGCCACGGCCCGGTGGCGCAGCGGCCGCAGGAATCCGGCGGCGATGACCAGGGCTCCGGCGAGGGTGACGGACAGCGGCAGAACCGTGAGATCCGCGTTCGTCTCGGCGATCACACCGGCGTCTCCGGAGATGTCCACGGAGCCGCCGACCGCCATCACGACGACGGCCGCGACAACACGGGGGAAGGCGCTCCCGGGCAGGTCGGCGGCTCCGGCCGCCCACAGTCCGAGGGCGGCGGTGACGATCATGACGGTCAGCCCGGCGACGACCGCCACGAGGGCGTCGCGCCAGTCGTGGGCGGCGCGCCTCGCGCCACCCCGCTCGCTGGATCGCTGCTGGCTCACTCCTGCCACGCTAGGCAGGGGTTCGGTGCTCCGCCTCCCTGGGAGGGCCGACCGCGTCAACTTGCGGGCCGCACGGATGCGGAGCACACAATAGGCACGATCAAGGAAGAAAGTGAGATTACTTCACTCTCAACCACATTCAACGACATTCCTGTGCCGAGTTTCCTGCGCTGCACGATTCCTACGCTGGGAAGAAGAGCCCGTGAGTGCCCAACCGCCGTCATCCGAACGCCCCACGTCGTCCGAACGCCCCACAGGACCCCCCTCCGGCCCGCTCTCGGGCCCTTCGCAACCGGGTCC
The Streptomyces lunaelactis genome window above contains:
- a CDS encoding streptophobe family protein — encoded protein: MSQQRSSERGGARRAAHDWRDALVAVVAGLTVMIVTAALGLWAAGAADLPGSAFPRVVAAVVVMAVGGSVDISGDAGVIAETNADLTVLPLSVTLAGALVIAAGFLRPLRHRAVAGTRELLGWSARVAVLWVLALIGLSVLARHSFDIPLGEGTAADIGELLDASPKVGFEADIPLTVVLGLLWLAGLLVLALLVSRKAPLPARLVRFQESVRPAAFAMVVLLLAYVALGVVIGLVVVVTRGHPAETFAVILLGLPNLVWLALTLGLGASWEGKVQGPFGLPMPHVLDLVLRNPDNSTLNLSSLSEHDGRVWWLAVVAGVLLLAAAFLMAARSPARMRPWQHAVHMAVALVLTVLTICLVVRISAHFGLSLLGIGDIGGLEGEVSLQPQVWSALGLALVWGLIAGFLGSLLASRVHRRGEVEPAAN